GCCAGGCCAAGGGCAAGGCCATGGTCAACGTGCTCTCGCTTGCCGAGGGCGAGATGGTCGCGACCTGCGTCCCCGTGCGCGACTTCGCGTCGGGTGGCTACGTCTTCTTGTCCACCAAGCGTGGGACCGTCAAGAAGACCGAGCTCGTCGCCTTCTCGCATCCGCGGGCAGGCGGCATCCTCGCCATCGACCTCGACGAGGGCGACGAGGTCATGGCCGCGCGGCGTACCGACGGTCGGCGCGAGGTCTTGCTCTCGACCAAGGCCGGCACGATCATCCGCTTCCCCGAAGAGGACGTTCGGCCCATGGGGCGGACGGCCGGCGGAGTGCGCGGGATCGACGTTGACGAGGGCGACCAGGTCATCGCCGCCGAGGTCGTGCAGGAAGGCGCTATCGTGCTCACGATCACCGAGCGCGGCTACGGCAAGCGCACGCCGCTCGACGAGTACCGCCTGCAGGGCCGCGCCGGCAAGGGCATCATCGACATCAAGACCGAGGGGCGCAACGGCTCCGTGGTGGGGATGCTGCAGATCCGCGAGGGCGACGACATCCTGGTCATCACCACCAACGGCAAGATGATCCGCGTCCACGGCGACGACATCACGAGCCAGGGACGGAATACCATGGGAGTGCGGATCATCGACCTGGACGC
Above is a window of Candidatus Methylomirabilota bacterium DNA encoding:
- a CDS encoding DNA gyrase C-terminal beta-propeller domain-containing protein produces the protein EDIVEDLFVASTHAYLLFFTNKGKVHWLKVHEIPEGGRQAKGKAMVNVLSLAEGEMVATCVPVRDFASGGYVFLSTKRGTVKKTELVAFSHPRAGGILAIDLDEGDEVMAARRTDGRREVLLSTKAGTIIRFPEEDVRPMGRTAGGVRGIDVDEGDQVIAAEVVQEGAIVLTITERGYGKRTPLDEYRLQGRAGKGIIDIKTEGRNGSVVGMLQIREGDDILVITTNGKMIRVHGDDITSQGRNTMGVRIIDLDADDRVGSVARVEAEQATEQAAEPSS